AGTTGGAAGAGATATTAGTAAGTGGTGAAGAGTGTACTGTATTAGATGTTCGTGAAGCAGCGGAATTCGCTTTTGGTCATATTCCATCTGCTACTTCGATGCCGTTAGGTGAACTAGAAAGTCTAGTCTTAGATAAGACGAAGCAAATTTATGTTGTTTGCCGAACTGGTAATCGCAGTGATGTAGCTTGCCAAATGTTGAAAGAGAAAGGTTATACAAATGTGAAAAATGTTATTCCCGGTATGATAGAGTGGCAAGGGAATATAGAGAATTAAATTTTTTTAAATAAAAATATACCTCAGGGGGTAAGAAGATGGAAGTTAAATCATTACAAGCAAAAGATGTTGCAGAGAAAGTTTTATTCGGAGAGTTGTTTATTTTAGATGTTCGTAATGAGACGGATTATGAAGATTGGAAAATTGAAGGGAAACAAATCTCATCTATAAATAAACCGTATTTTGATTTGTTAGATGGTGTAGATCAAATTGTAAGTGAATTACCTAAAGATAAAGATGTTTTAGTAGTATGTGCAAAAGAAGGGTCTTCTATATTTGTGGCAGAGCAGTTAACAGAGGCTGGATTAGAAAATATTTATTATTTAGCTGGTGGTATGAAGGCTTGGAGTGAATATGTAAAGCCTATAAAAGTTGGAGATTTAAAAAATGGCGGAAGTATGTACCAGTTTAACCGCCTTGGAAAAGGCTGTTTATCTTATATGGTCGTTTCAAACGGTGAAGCAGCAGTTATTGATGCAATAAGAACAGTTGAAGCGTATGAACAATTTGCGAAAGAGAATGGCGTTACGATTACGAATGTAATGGATACACATTTACATGCAGACCATATTTCTGGAGGACGTAAGTTAGCTGAAAAAGTAGGGGGGACGTACTGGTTACCACCAAAAGATGCGGAGGAAGTTGTTTTCTCATATGAACCGCTCGTTGAAGGATCTGTTATTACGGTGGGGGGTACTAAAATTGAAATTGATGCATTATACTCACCGGGGCATACGATTGGAAGTACATCATTTATTGTAGATAATTCCTATTTATTATCAGGCGATATTTTATTTGTAGATTCCATCGGGCGTCCAGATCTTGCTGGGAAGGCTGAAGATTGGGTAAGTGATTTACGTAATACTTTGTATAGCCGATATAAAGAACTATCTCAAAGTTTAATTGTGTTACCGGCTCATTATTCAAAAATAAGTGAAATGGACGAAAGTGGTATTGTTAGTGCAAAATTAAAAGATTTATTTGAGCATAATGCAGGATTAAATATTGAGGATGAGGGAGAGTTCCGTAAAGTTGTAACAGAAAACTTACCACCTCAACCAAATGCATATGAAGAAATCCGTCAAACCAATATGGGTAAAATTCACCCGAGTGTGGATGAAGAGCGTGAAATGGAGATTGGTCCAAATCGTTGTGCAGTTCACAAATAAATAAATGAATGAATGAAAAATGGAGGAATAGATGATGAATGTAAAACAAGTATTAGATGCGAAAGATTTAGCATGTCCAATGCCGATTGTAAGAACGAAGAGAGCGATGGATACTTTGCAAACTGGAGAAGTGTTAGAAGTACAGGTAACTGATAAAGGGTCAGTTAAGGATAT
This genomic window from Bacillus anthracis str. Vollum contains:
- a CDS encoding MBL fold metallo-hydrolase, which translates into the protein MEVKSLQAKDVAEKVLFGELFILDVRNETDYEDWKIEGKQISSINKPYFDLLDGVDQIVSELPKDKDVLVVCAKEGSSIFVAEQLTEAGLENIYYLAGGMKAWSEYVKPIKVGDLKNGGSMYQFNRLGKGCLSYMVVSNGEAAVIDAIRTVEAYEQFAKENGVTITNVMDTHLHADHISGGRKLAEKVGGTYWLPPKDAEEVVFSYEPLVEGSVITVGGTKIEIDALYSPGHTIGSTSFIVDNSYLLSGDILFVDSIGRPDLAGKAEDWVSDLRNTLYSRYKELSQSLIVLPAHYSKISEMDESGIVSAKLKDLFEHNAGLNIEDEGEFRKVVTENLPPQPNAYEEIRQTNMGKIHPSVDEEREMEIGPNRCAVHK
- a CDS encoding sulfurtransferase TusA family protein; its protein translation is MMNVKQVLDAKDLACPMPIVRTKRAMDTLQTGEVLEVQVTDKGSVKDIPVWANKSGHDIVKHEEEGDVLKFWIKKA